From the genome of Carassius auratus strain Wakin chromosome 26, ASM336829v1, whole genome shotgun sequence, one region includes:
- the apela gene encoding apelin receptor early endogenous ligand: MRFFHPLYLLLLLLTFLLIASAGKQDFLNLRRKYRRHNCPKKRCLPLHSRVPFP; this comes from the exons ATGAGATTCTTCCATCCACTctatctgctgctgctgctgctcacaTTCCTGCTCATCGCCAGCGCCGGAAAACAAG ATTTTCTCAACCTGAGGCGGAAATATCGCAGACACAATTGTCCAAAGAAACGCTGTCTGCCTTTACACTCCAGAGTGCCATTCCCTTGA
- the LOC113044208 gene encoding transmembrane protein 192, whose amino-acid sequence MFSNNTNVDFTQSTDDDPLIDGPLVSQDALESVIKREFQKLPTHWAVSVISFLHVVYVVICIVITVFCWISDEHTPECTAALQGIDSKTVILLGKFALWVMVFIYDRFVQHHHSAVRRRGYLDFYRLTREIKNLPLLIHSAGNALTLIVIASSSLLDANVKNLSVYLLLAIICLELLLSVICLLKYAVHVVKFNSKKPHPDVTEEERSHGCSSEGHTETGFRDGSSLEDVVEKQADLIDYLKQHNSVLSRRILTLTAQQIRG is encoded by the exons ATGTTTTCC AATAACACAAATGTAGATTTTACACAAAGCACTGACGATGACCCTCTTATTGATGGACCACTGGTTTCCCAAGATGCACTTGAGTCAGTGATCAAGAGAGAGTTTCAGAAATTACCCACACATTGGGCAGTGAGTGTCATCTCCTTTTTACAT GTGGTTTATGTGGTTATATGCATTGTAATCACAGTATTTTGCTGGATATCTGATGAGCACACTCCTGAGTGCACTGCAGCATTGCAGGGCATCGACTCCAAGACTGTGATCTTACTGGGAAAATTTGCGCTCTGGGTGATGGTTTTCATATATGATAGATTTGTCCAGCATCACCATAGCGCAGTGAGACGGAGAGGTTATCTGGACTTCTACAGACTGACCCGTGAAATAAAAAACCTTCCTCTACTCATTCACTCTGCAG GTAATGCATTGACCCTGATTGTAATTGCTTCGTCGTCTCTGCTGGATGCAAATGTGAAGAATCTTTCTGTTTATCTTCTGTTGGCCATCATCTGTTTGGAGCTACTGCTGTCGGTTATATGCTTGCTTAAATACGCAG TACACGTGGTGAAGTTTAATAGCAAGAAACCACATCCTGATGTGACTGAAGAAGAACGCTCTCATGGCTGTTCCAGCGAAGGACATACAGAGACAGGCTTCAG GGACGGCTCCAGTCTGGAGGATGTGGTGGAAAAGCAGGCGGACCTGATTGATTATCTGAAACAGCACAACAGTGTTCTGAGCCGGAGGATCCTCACGCTGACCGCTCAACAGATCAGAGGCTGA